The following coding sequences lie in one Tichowtungia aerotolerans genomic window:
- the dnaJ gene encoding molecular chaperone DnaJ yields MADKQDYYELLGIAKGASAEEIKKAYRKMAVKYHPDKNPGDKTAEEKFKEVSEAYEVLSDPAKRQQYDQFGHAAFGPGRGGRGGGGFGGGFGGGIDLEEALRTFMGAAGGGGSIFDNFFGGGGARRNPNAPQQGADLRFDLDIDFEEAVLGSKREIRINVNETCTHCNGSGAEPGSGKRTCPDCGGAGQVVSGGGFVQFRQTCPTCRGSGEVIEKPCSKCHGQGLLRNKRNIEVKIPAGVETGSRLRVAGRGEGGRRGGPAGDLYIVLHVREHDFFKRNDLDIICEVPVPFHIATLGGEVSVPTIQGNATLKIPAGTENGKVFRMRGKGVTSPRYGTGDQHILVQIEIPQGLSGKDKKKFEDAIKVLNDKHFPLTQKMRKAARTFYEHKRALEENA; encoded by the coding sequence ATGGCTGATAAACAAGACTACTACGAATTGCTCGGCATCGCCAAAGGTGCCTCCGCGGAAGAAATCAAAAAAGCCTACCGCAAGATGGCCGTCAAATATCACCCGGACAAAAATCCCGGAGACAAAACCGCCGAAGAAAAATTTAAAGAAGTCTCTGAAGCATACGAAGTGCTGAGCGACCCGGCCAAACGTCAGCAATACGACCAGTTCGGTCACGCGGCATTCGGCCCCGGCCGCGGTGGCAGGGGAGGCGGCGGATTCGGAGGTGGATTCGGCGGCGGCATTGACCTCGAAGAAGCCCTGCGCACCTTTATGGGTGCCGCCGGCGGCGGCGGAAGCATCTTCGATAATTTCTTCGGTGGCGGCGGTGCACGCCGCAATCCCAACGCGCCTCAGCAGGGCGCGGATCTGCGCTTCGATCTCGATATCGACTTTGAAGAAGCCGTTCTCGGCTCCAAACGCGAAATCCGTATCAACGTCAACGAAACCTGTACACACTGTAACGGTAGCGGTGCAGAGCCGGGCAGCGGAAAACGCACCTGCCCCGACTGCGGCGGCGCAGGCCAGGTTGTCAGCGGCGGCGGATTCGTTCAGTTCCGCCAAACCTGCCCCACTTGTCGCGGATCCGGAGAGGTCATCGAAAAACCCTGCTCCAAATGTCACGGACAGGGACTCCTCCGCAACAAACGCAATATCGAAGTCAAGATCCCGGCCGGCGTCGAAACCGGATCGCGCCTGCGCGTTGCCGGACGCGGAGAAGGCGGTCGACGCGGAGGACCGGCCGGCGACCTGTACATCGTTCTGCACGTCCGCGAACACGACTTTTTCAAACGCAACGACCTCGACATCATCTGCGAAGTCCCGGTTCCCTTCCACATCGCCACACTCGGCGGCGAGGTATCCGTGCCGACCATTCAGGGCAATGCCACGCTGAAAATTCCGGCCGGAACCGAAAACGGAAAAGTTTTCCGGATGCGCGGCAAAGGCGTCACCAGCCCCCGTTACGGAACCGGCGATCAGCACATTCTGGTGCAGATCGAAATTCCGCAGGGACTCAGCGGCAAGGATAAGAAAAAATTTGAGGACGCCATCAAGGTGCTCAACGACAAACACTTCCCGCTCACCCAGAAAATGCGCAAAGCCGCCAGAACCTTCTACGAACACAAGCGCGCACTGGAAGAAAACGCATGA
- a CDS encoding Hsp20/alpha crystallin family protein, producing the protein MNWPTKRTNSYPAPWNSGLLHRSIDDLLEDFFGGFGIEPQASVVSPRFDVSETEDAIVIEAELPGMDEKDVELTLQDNILTIKGEKKREEETQKKNCYISERSYGHFQRSLQIGSNMDADKVDASFKKGILTVLIPKLEPERSKARTIDIKAA; encoded by the coding sequence ATGAACTGGCCAACTAAACGAACCAACAGCTATCCTGCTCCGTGGAACAGCGGGCTGCTGCACCGTTCGATTGATGATCTCCTTGAAGATTTCTTCGGGGGATTTGGAATTGAACCGCAGGCGTCAGTCGTATCGCCGCGTTTCGACGTGTCCGAAACAGAAGACGCAATCGTCATTGAAGCGGAACTTCCGGGAATGGACGAAAAAGATGTCGAACTGACCCTGCAGGATAACATCCTCACTATCAAGGGAGAGAAAAAGCGCGAAGAAGAGACCCAAAAGAAAAACTGCTACATCTCAGAACGAAGCTACGGTCACTTCCAGCGCTCCCTGCAGATCGGCTCCAACATGGATGCAGACAAAGTCGATGCCTCATTCAAAAAAGGTATCCTCACTGTCCTCATTCCAAAACTGGAACCGGAAAGAAGCAAAGCACGCACTATCGACATCAAAGCTGCATAA
- a CDS encoding nucleotide exchange factor GrpE has product MSEEKQNEPIEQEEAVATEETAEEQAPAEDVEIIEEEKEEEEPLRIQLMRLQADFDNFRKRQVRERADWITRANEDLFLELLPVLDHYEMGLKSAEDHHADKSVTEGFKMVYNQLIDLLEKFNVTSVEAIGEAFNPHVHEALTHMPSDKPSETVIEQVRRGYMLGDKLLRAAQVVVSSGPAEAKDSE; this is encoded by the coding sequence ATGAGCGAAGAAAAACAGAACGAACCGATTGAACAGGAAGAAGCCGTCGCGACCGAAGAAACGGCCGAAGAACAGGCTCCAGCAGAAGATGTGGAAATCATCGAAGAGGAAAAAGAGGAAGAAGAACCTCTGCGTATCCAACTGATGCGCCTGCAGGCCGACTTCGATAACTTCCGCAAACGGCAGGTCCGCGAACGCGCCGACTGGATCACCCGGGCCAACGAAGATCTTTTCCTCGAGCTGCTCCCCGTTCTCGACCACTACGAAATGGGCCTGAAGAGCGCTGAAGACCATCACGCCGACAAATCCGTTACTGAAGGATTCAAAATGGTCTACAACCAGCTGATAGACCTGCTCGAAAAATTCAACGTCACTTCGGTGGAAGCAATCGGCGAAGCATTTAACCCCCACGTGCATGAAGCACTCACTCACATGCCGTCTGACAAACCGTCAGAAACCGTCATCGAACAGGTGCGCCGCGGCTATATGCTCGGCGACAAACTGCTTCGAGCCGCCCAGGTGGTCGTGTCCTCCGGACCGGCCGAAGCAAAGGACTCTGAATAA